Below is a genomic region from Sphaeramia orbicularis unplaced genomic scaffold, fSphaOr1.1, whole genome shotgun sequence.
TAAGCCGTTAACCGGGGGGGTGTCGGACATACGGCCAAAACGAacccaagaagaagaagagtgaaaaaagttcaattagATCACAAAAAGGTTTAAATCTACAGAGTaaacacgaacaaactgaaatgtatgaacccttaaagacccaaacatccacctttaacccttaaagacccagatgtccacctttaacccttaaagacccagatgtccacctttaacccttaaagacccaaacatccacctttaacccttaaagacccagatgtccacctttaccccttaaagacccaaacgtccacctttaacccttaaagacccaaacatccacctttaacccttaaagacccagatgtccacctttaacccttaaagacccagatgtccacctttaacccttaaagacccagatgtccacctttaacccttaaagacccagatgtccacctttaacccttaaagacccagatgtccacctttaacccttaaagacccagatgtccacctttaacccttaaagacccagatgtccacctttaacccttaaagacccagatgtccacctttaacccttaaagacccagatgtccacctttaacccttacagacccagatgtccacctttaacccttaaagacccagatgtccacctttaacccttacagacccagatgtccacctttaacccttaaagacccagatgtccacctttaacccttaaagacccagatgtccacctttaacccttacacacccaaataACAAATACAGGATTTatcctgaaaaaaacacaaactaaggtGAATAATATTATAGttaatggtgataattcacttatgaattgttaaatatagagaaaaacaatcctttgggaactgatgtaaaagtagctctgggtctgtaagggttaaaagtaagtcagtgtcatgtgaccaatattcagcctcagtttattatttccacatgttcattctatCGTCCAGATCCCAGAACATTTAAGgacagactgaatactggtccagttccacTGGTTTAGATGGACCCacttcagtttgttcagtttattcatgttactgTTAAAGGACAGGCtggaaatgttaatattttcatgtaattttcctttttttttccacaaaaccaaACAGACTTCActgttctggttctgacccacgTTAGACCAGATGGgtccgaatgtggaacctgaaccaacgtgactgttaatatcttcagtgtcattctgAGGGGGGGGGGCTGGACCTTATGTGTGACACCCCTGTTTAAGGTGAGCTGGTTTTGGTTTCCGTGGTTACTGTGGTTTCCGTGGTTACCGTGGTGACCGTCCCGCAGCCCCGTCTCACTCATCCTCACACTCACACTGAGCAGCAGATTCTCGTTCATGAGCCCTTAAGAGAGAAAAACCCACAAcgcaaaaacaaaccacaaactcAGAGGAAGGACACACACGCGTCCTGACGTCTCAGTTCGGCGTGGACTTGAACTTAAAAACAGACTGTGGGTGTGCGTCAGTCGTCGGTGGCGTCCGTGTCGTCGTTGATGTAGTCCTCTTCTACCGGCGTGCCCCCGTTCTGCGTCCCCCACTCGTCTTCGTCGTACTCGATGCTGTCGTTGTCCTCCAGCAGCTCATTGTCCTGTTCCCCGGCCCCGCCTGCGGCCGGAGCCCCGCCCACCGCTGGAGCCCCGCCCACCGCTTCATCGATGGGTGGCTCGCCGTCCGCCGACCCGCGCCGGTGGTGTTCCCGCACCGGCGCCTGGGCGTCCCGCGGCGGCGGCGCGTAGCCCCTGTTGTTGTTGGAGAAGGCGTCCCTGTTGCGGCCCTCATCCTCCACGTACACCCTCTGGTGACACATGGGACACGTGTCCTGGATGTACAGCCACTTCCGCAGACACAGCGCGTGGAAATAGTGGTGGCACGGCGTGATGCGCGCCGACGTGGCGAACTCCTGGTAGCAGATGGCGCACACATCCTCGATGCGCCCCAGCTGGTCGCCGCGGACCTCAGGCAGCGAGTTGATCTTCTTGACGGCGGTGCGTCGGTTGATGAAGGTCTTCCAGCCGTTCTTGGCCTGCAGATAGATGTTGAAGTAAGCGTGCAGGCACATCATGCAGGCACGGATCTTACTGCCCGACTCGAACATCATGGTGTAGGCGCCGTTCCCGAACATGATGACGCCGAACAGGAACTCGATGATGTTCCCCGTGGAGCGCACGTAGTAGACGTAGTCGTCCAGCTTCTCCCACAGGACATTGGAGAAACCGTCCACCATGAAGAGGCCGTAGACGGTCAGAGACACCAGCACCTGAGggggagcagaaccagaaccagaacatgagtcagaaccagaaccagagtcagaaccacaaccagaacccttGTCAGACACAACCAGCCGTATTCAGCGTTCTTTAAAAACAGCTGATCAAAGCCTGTGTGTGATTAAGATCCACAGGAATGTTTACAGGAAAGCCATTTGGCCCAGTTTGGCCCAGTTTGGCCCAGTTTGGCCCAGTTTGGCCCAGTTTGGCCCAGTTTGgcagaaaaatctaccattaaactttaaataaatattgctgtttgtgtgtgattgtcctgaacaggacatgtgaCTGCTGCAGACAGgatgtgtccacagatttatgtccacAGAGTTTAGAAACAGCCACATTTCACtggagtttaatggtagatttttctgcCAAACTGGGCCAAACTGGGCCAAACTTGGCCAAACTGGGCCAAACTTGGGTGTTTCTCTAGTGTTTTctggttgttttttgttgatttttgggtgttttcttGATGGGTTCTGGGGTCTGGAACAGATTAATTCTATTTCAACGGGGAAAACTGATTCGTAAAATGAGTAAACCACTAAACAAGTTCATTCATGGGACAAATAAACCTCGTACTGTGAGGTTCCACTGGGTTTCCTGTGGTGGTGTGTTCGGTTGGAGTTTTCAGTGCATCTGCGTCCTGGTCACCCTTCCACCCTAAACCCAGACCCCACCCCACAGGAGGGTCACCCTTCCACCCTAAACCCAGACCCCACCCCACAGGAGGGTCACCCTTCCACCCTAAACCCAGACCCCACCCCACAGGAGGGTCACCCTTCCACCCTAAACCCAGACCCCACCCCACAGGAGGGTCACCCTTCCACCCTAAACCCAGACCCCACCCCACAGGAGGGTCACCCTTCCACCCTAAACCCAGACCCCACCCCACAGGAGGGTCACCTTGAGGCACAGCTCCACGCAGAAGGCGGTGACGGCGAACAGCCAGGTGTTGAGGGCGTAGTGGTGCCAGAGGGCATAGCTGAGCGCCACAGGTAGCAGGAAGAGCGCCGCCGACACCAGCAGGACGGGCACGTGGCGGCGCACCGACGACACGTGGGAGGCGCTGAGGCTCATGAGCACCGGGTCAGTCATCCCATGGATGAAGTGGAGGATGGCGGTCAGCAGAAGGCACATGTTCCGGCTGAGGCGGAccttcaaaacacacacaaacacacctgtaacccttaaagactcaaacatctacCCTAACCtaaacccagacccagacccagacccagacccagacccatcCATACCAGACGCTCCTCCGGGTCCAGGCTGCTGAGGCCGGTCTGCAGAGCCAGGATGAAGAACAGGACCGGGGCCACGAACCCTAAACgtttgtcctcctcctctgtggaaCCTGAAACAGAACAGACATCAGAGACAAGCTCCGCCCCCTTCTGTACTTATGTTATGGGGACGAACAGTGGCGAATTCATCCTGTATGAGGGACGAACGTGCACTGCCCCCCCCCGTGGATTGGTGGGCAGGTCTTTACCTATGAAGGCCAGGATGCTGAGGCCCAGGTAATGCGCCACTGAGGAGATGACGGCGCTCATGCCCAGCACCGTCAGCGTGGAGTCGCATCCTGAGATGATCAGGTTACTGGCCACGTCCCACAGCACGTCCCAGCTCAGCAGGAAACCCTGcacgttaccatggaaacaagagCAGCACTGTTACTTCAACCCTTCAACCCAGAACCTTCTAACAGCAGAGTTAGGACAGTAGAGTTACGCACGTTTCacaaatttggccaaaaatacgaCTTTAGGTGGTTacactatgaggctaacgacacGACGAACGCCACACGATCACAGTTAAGCCTTTTCTTTaactttaccaggaactttgaaaaccTCAGCAAATTTCCACCTAAATTACCTGGTAAAAAAtgcttttgggtgttttttgtttgttttatgttgatTTTTGAGTGTTTAattggtggacgtttgggcttttaagggttaaaggtggacgtttgggtgtttaagggttaaaggtggacgtttgggtgtttaagggttaaaggtggacgtttgggtgtttaagggttaaaggtggacgtttgggcttttaagggttaaaggtggacgtttgggcttttaagggttaaaggtggacgtttgggtgtttaagggttaaaggtggacgtttgggcttttaagggttaaaggtggacgtttgggtgtttaagggttaaaggtggacgtttgggcttttaagggttaaaggtggacgtttgggtgtttaagggttaaaggtggatgtttgggtgtttaagggttaaaggtggacgtttgggtgtttaagggttaaaggtggatgtttgggcttttaagggttaaaggtggatgtttgggtgtttaagggttaaaggtggatgtttgggtgtttaagggttaaaggtggacgtttgggcttttaagggttaaaggtggacgtttgggcttttaagggttaaaggtggacgtttgggcttttaagggttaaaggtggacgtttgggcttttaagggttaaaggtggacgtttgggtgtttaagggttaaaggtggacgtttgggcttttaagggttaaaggtggacgtttgggtgtttaagggttaaaggtggatgcttgggtgtttaagggttaaaggtggacgtttgggcttttaagggttaaaggtggacgtttgggtgtttaagggttaaaggtggacgcttgggtgtttaagggttaaaggtggacgcttgggcgtttaagggttaaaggtggacgcttgggcgtttaagggttaaaggtggacgtttgggcgtttaagggttaaaggtggacgtttgggtgtttaagggttaaaggtggacgtttgggtgtttaagggttaaaggtggatgtttgggtgtttaagggttaaaggtggatgtttgggtgtttaagggttaaaggtggacgtttgggcttttaagggttaaaggtggacgtttgggcgtttaagggttaaaggtggacgtttgggcttttaagggttaaaggtggatgtttgggtgtttaagggttaaaggtggatgtttgggtgtttaagggttaaaggtggatgtttgggtgtttaagggttaaaggtggacgtttgggcttttaagggttaaaggtggacgtttgggtgtttaagggttaaaggtggacgtttgggtgtttaagggttaaaggtggacgtttgggcttttaagggttaaaggtggatgtttgggcttttaagggttaaaggtggacgtttgggcttttaagggttaaaggtggacgtttgggcttttaagggttaaaggtggacgtttgggtgtttaagggttaaaggtggacgtttgggcgtttaagggttaaaggtggacgtttgggcttttaagggttaaaggtggacgtttgggctgttaagggttaaaggtggacgtttgggtgtttaagggttaaaggtggacgtttgggcttttaagggttaaaggtggacgtttgggcttttcagggttaaaggtggacgtttgggtgtttaagggttaaaggtggacgtttgggtgtttaagggttaaaggtggatgtttgggcttttaagggttaaaggtggacgtttgggcttttaagggttaaaggtggacgtttgggcttttaagggttaaaggtggatgtttgggtgtttaagggttaaaggtggatgtttgggtgtttaagggttaaaggtggacgtttgggcttttaagggttaaaggtggacgtttgggtgtttaagggttaaaggtggacgcttgggtgtttaagggttaaaggtggacgtttgggcttttaagggttaaaggtggacgtttgggtgtttaagggttaaaggtggatgtttgggtgtttaagggttaaaggtggacgtttgggcttttaagggttaaaggtggacgtttgggtgtttaagggttaaaggtggatgtttgggcgtttaagggttaaaggtggacgtttgggcttttaagggttaaaggtggacgtttgggctgttaagggttaaaggtggacgtttgggtgtttaagggttaaaggtggacgtttgggcttttaagggttaaaggtggacgtttgggcttttaagggttaaaggtggacgtttgggtgtttaagggttaaaggtggacgtttgggtgtttaagggttaaaggtggatgtttgggcttttaagggttaaaggtggacgtttgggcttttaagggttaaaggtggacgtttgggcttttaagggttaaaggtggacgtttgggtgtttaagggttaaaggtggacgtttgggtgtttaagggttaaaggtggacgtttgggtgtttaagggttaaaggtggacgtttgggcttttaagggttaaaggtggacgtttgggtgtttaagggttaaaggtggatgtttgggtgtttaagggttaaaggtggacgtttgggtgtttaagggttaaaggtggatgtttgggcttttaagggttaaaggtggatgtttgggtgtttaagggttaaaggtggatgtttgggcgtttaagggttaaaggtggacgtttgggcttttaagggttaaaggtggacgtttgggcttttaagggttaaaggtggacgtttgggcttttaagggttaaaggtggacgtttgggcttttaagggttaaaggtggacgtttgggtgtttaagggttaaaggtggacgtttgggtgtttaagggttaaaggtggacgtttgggcttttaagggttaaaggtggacgtttgggtgtttaagggttaaaggtggatgcttgggtgtttaagggttaaaggtggacgtttgggcttttaagggttaaaggtggacgtttgggtgtttaagggttaaaggtggacgcttgggtgtttaagggttaaaggtggacgcttgggcgtttaagggttaaaggtggacgtttgggcgtttaagggttaaaggtggacgtttgggtgtttaagggttaaaggtggacgtttgggtgtttaagggttaaaggtggacgtttgggtgtttaagggttaaaggtggatgtttgggtgtttaagggttaaaggtggacgtttgggcttttaagggttaaaggtggacgtttgggtgtttaagggttaaaggtggatgcttgggtgtttaagggttaaaggtggacgtttgggcttttaagggttaaaggtggacgtttgggtgtttaagggttaaaggtggacgcttgggtgtttaagggttaaaggtggacgcttgggcgtttaagggttaaaggtggacgcttgggcgtttaagggttaaaggtggacgtttgggtgtttaagggttaaaggtggacgtttgggtgtttaagggttaaaggtggatgtttgggtgtttaagggttaaaggtggatgtttgggtgtttaagggttaaaggtggacgtttgggcttttaagggttaaaggtggacgtttgggcgtttaagggttaaaggtggacgtttgggcttttaagggttaaaggtggatgtttgggtgtttaagggttaaaggtggatgtttgggtgtttaagggttaaaggtggatgtttgggtgtttaagggttaaaggtggacgtttgggcttttaagggttaaaggtggacgtttgggtgtttaagggttaaaggtggacgtttgggtgtttaagggttaaaggtggacatttgggcttttaagggttaaaggtggatgtttgggcttttaagggttaaaggtggacgtttgggcttttaagggttaaaggtggacgtttgggcttttaagggttaaaggtggacgtttgggtgtttaagggttaaaggtggatgtttgggtgtttaagggttaaaggtggacgtttgggcttttaagggttaaaggtggacgtttgggctgttaagggttaaaggtggacgtttgggtgtttaagggttaaaggtggacgtttgggcttttaagggttaaaggtggacgtttgggtgtttaagggttaaaggtggatgtttgggtgtttaagggttaaaggtggacgtttgggcttttaagggttaaaggtggacgtttgggtgtttaagggttaaaggtggatgcttgggtgtttaagggttaaaggtggacgtttgggcttttaagggttaaaggtggacgtttgggtgtttaagggttaaaggtggatgtttgggtgtttaagggttaaaggtggacgtttgggcttttaagggttaaaggtggacgtttgggtgtttaagggttaaaggtggacgtttgggtgtttaagggttaaaggtggacgtttgggcttttaagggttaaaggtggacgtttgggtgtttaagggttaaaggtggacgtttgggtgtttaagggttaaaggtggacgtttgggtgtttaagggttaaaggtggacgtttgggcttttaagggttaaaggtggacgtttgggtgtttaagggttaaaggtggacgtttgggtgtttaagggttaaaggtggacgtttgggtgtttaagggttaaaggtggatgcttgggtgtttaagggttaaaggtgaatgtttgggtctcaCCTGTGCGTCAGCTCCTCCGTCGGCGGCTCCACCCGTGGCGTCACCACTCTCCCTCCTCACCGCTCGGACCACATAGACCAGGATGAGGGCCTGAGCTGTGACCCGGGTCAGCCAGAAGACCCTCAGTACGTCAGGGAAGCGGATCCTCTTCCAGGTGTCCTCCAGCAGCAGCTGCAGGCCGTAGATACGGTACATGTGTCGCACCAGCAGGAACACGTAGCGGCAGGAGTAGTAGAACCAGCGCAGCCGCGCCACCAGGCACGCCGCCGTGTTCAGGCCCAGCACCAGGGCCGAGAACGCCGCCACCAGCTGCCGCGCGTCGGCCGGCAGCTCCGCCGCGATCCCCCACAGAGGGATCATGACGTCCAGCACCACCAGGGCGGCAAACAGTGACCGCAGGTCCAGCAGGAACACGTAGCCCACGGCGAACAGCAGCTGCACGGCGGCCACGCCCAGCCACAGCGTGGGCCCGTTTCGGGGCAGCAGCCGGAAGCCCAGCGCCGCCTTGTAGTAGGCGCCGTAGAAGTCCGCCTGAGTGGTGACGTAGGTGTTGACGAGGACCGCCGCCGTGCCGAGCAGGACGGCAAAGAAGAGCGTGTAGAACTTGAACAAGGCCTTCTGGGAAAGAAGCAGCACGACGCTGGAGACGAGGACGCCTGGAAACAccaagaaacagaaacacaagacGAGTTTAGAGTCAGAGGGTCTACTGTCCTCTGGGTTCGGAGGACGGCTGgaagaaaatactggttctgcaatatatcgtgacatttcatttcacaataatgtatggatatttttaggtatttattcaaatgcagattttgtggaggttcattttttgttttttgtttctattttatttattcttatttcacactcttttattaaataacgttggttcctttgtttggactgaactcaaatcctgttctgatgttagttgtgaactaatagaatctgaacatttgaacaggatctgaaactggaatgtctggaaaacagaatttcagtttgaacacagttggaacatttggtgatagaacattagatcctgttgggatcaaatacaaatgtgtttagtatttgtgcagatttctgctggaattcaattcttcaaggaaataatcattaagaaaaagaaacaaacaaaaaattgccttttcaacagtattattattagtattgtgatatatggtatcatgatcccagtattgtgatttggactgtattgccagattcttgccgatacacagtcctaatggttatcattattattgcataattgttgaaattgtgctcagaatgttgaAACAGTACTTAGCCtatacacacactgacagaatttaaccaagttgtattttgaaaaaaagtaaataaatttaaaaaaagacaaaaaacaaataaaacaaatgttcagagaatgcaaacctccaccatttaccctgaacgctgtgcatgtgtggagcgACTACTTCTGTTTAAACTATGGACGTGCAAAActaatttcataatgatatttcatgaattgcattttttatgattttttgaaaatggtgcataaaaaataacaaaagtcaacagagtgaaacagaagagaaatggagtggAGTGATATTTGGTccacagttgaatctggtcccagtcatgtgtctgtccaattagattcaattcacatcaatattagttgagttctaattttaaatgtgtgggaaatgggattttcagtgttcagtgtaaatgtccacagagtccacattccacagtggatgtggacaatttagttccacatacaagagattgttctaagctacaggtggatccaactggaggagaatcagagtcgtttggaattttggatgaattttggaaaatgtctcagtgatgacagatggaaaactgtagatgttgtgaccttgctgtgaccttgaactttgtcctactgggaccaaaatggactgggttggtcccagggcctaggcctatctgtggggaagatctgggaaagatgggtggaagaggtttacactgaagttgcaaacaaacaaacacacacacacacacacacacacacacacacacacagcaaagtgatcacaatagctcctggAGGAGAGAATCAAAGAGTGTtacataagaataaataaaatttcaacaaaaaagaataaaaacaaaaacaaaaatgaatctccacagtatctgcatttgaataaatacctaaaaatatccatacagtactgtttaatatcgatacagtattatgaaatgaaatattgtgatatactgcagaacccaTCTTTTCAAACAGCTCTAATGGTTCCATTCCTACTCCAGATAAACCTGGATTTAAATGCCGATGCCAGACTAAGTGGCCTAAGTGGGGCTGGACTGTCGGCTGAGCCGTTGTGCGGACGGCGGCGGGCGAGGCGTCCAAAGGTCGACGACCAGAGCCACTTATGTAACGGCTGTTTATGTGTTCACAGGCGAACGGAGGGATTAAAGAGGAACCGACTGCAGCGTCTGGATCGAAAACACTAAGAACACACAGAAGTGTAGACGGAACCACAGCCCGGTCCACCACACTGTCCATTAAACAGAAGTATTTAGAACCACAGGGCATTTGAACTGTGGTTCCACTGGAAAAGGACGTTCCCTTCATCTACGTCAGTTTAGTGTGAACTCAACTTTAAACACAGAGTCACAAACACAAGCAGGTCCAGCGGTCCTGAACAGTACTGTCTGTTCTGGGTGGGAGCTCCTCAGGTTCTGTTCACACTGAAGggaaatgtgtccacatgtgacctggatctgatctggtccagacagtctgaacagcactgatctgacccagaccactttcatatgtggtcctaaatctgacccagaccactttcatatgtggtcctaaatctgacccggaccactttcatatgtggtcctaaatctgacccggaccactttcatatgtggtcctaaatctgacccggaccactttcatatgtggtcctaaatctgacccggaccactttcatatgtggtcctaaatctgacccggaccactttcatatgtggtcctaaatctgacccagatctgatcttttccaatgtgacttcagtctgaacgtccaggtcgcatttatcggaactttacgtcattgaaatgcgacaaacgtcccagttctgcgtcccaggaggaaaACCAGCAGCAGTATTTCACTTTAGTACTAgtgttagtactagtactagtattagCCTCTGTACTAGTGTTGGTAATAGTACTAGTATGTGTACTAGTGTCAGTAGTACACAAACTAGTTCTACTTTGTGCTGTTTGTGTACTAATGTCAGTACTAGTACTAGTGCTATGTACTAGTACAGGTTTGTATACTAGTCTTAATGTTGTGTACTAGTGTTGTGTACTAGTGTCAGTACTTGTACTAATGTCAGTAGTAGTACTGGTTTGAGTACTAgtctgtgtgtactagtactagtctgtgtgtactagtactgTGTCCTTAATCCTGGACCTGACCTTAGTTTcaactcctccttctcctctgttAAACTCAGAGTTCATCTGGACCCGGTCAGCCGGTCCGGTTCGGACCCGGGCCGGTGGTTCCGGTGTGTAATTCGCTGTGACAGCTCACCTAACTCCACACCGTGGGCTGACGTTGCTAAGCTAACCGGGCTAGCAGCTAGCTGTCAGTGCTGTTGACACCGGGCACCGGTCCCGGACCCCGGTCCCGGACCGGCCCCTCTAGGAACTTACCCGTGACTCGGACCAGCACCCTGCCGGCCGCCCCGGCCCACCCCGCCCCGGGGTCGTAGTAGGAGTTAAAGATCGCGTCGATAATGAAGATGCAGGGCACCCGCAGAGCCACATCCAGCACCGCCAGGGCCTGCTGGCCGATCCGGCTTTGGGTGGACGCCATGGGGCTGTCGGCGGCCTACGGTCCCGGCCCGCCCCGGGGCTCCATGGAAGGGAAATGTGAACCCAGTCCCGGCTGTCCGTGTGTCCGTGTCTCCTTCCCGGTGTTTACGTGCTCCGCTCCGCCATGGCCGACCAGCTGGACCTCCTGTTGCGTCTCCTCCTCCGGCTCCGGTTTAGCGGCTCCGACTCTGAACCCCACCGGCTGTCTGCGCCCGGACCCCGGCCGTCTGCTCCCGGACCCCGGCCGTCTGCTCCCGGACCCCGGCTGTCATCAACACACGGAGGCGTTTGTCAAAAACGCCATTTCTTCGTCATGTTTCGGCTCCGGAAAGATCTCACAAGTTATTAAGACGTCGGACGTAATGTGACGTAATGTGACGTGACTTCCACTTTTCGGAGGGCGTGGCACGTGACGTAGGCACGTAACATGAagacaaaataaatgaagaaataaatatttgagaaatatattaaatatttagaatttatatttaacaaaaaaaaaaaaaaaagcactagcaccctggcaatttataaagaattctttaaaatagactgatctctctgatgtatttatttatttatttgtgttagatatgttttttttatactattatttgtctattttgCTTTGTgcctttaaatctatgcattttttaaaaaaatttatttgttcaaatg
It encodes:
- the LOC115416186 gene encoding E3 ubiquitin-protein ligase RNF139-like, whose translation is MASTQSRIGQQALAVLDVALRVPCIFIIDAIFNSYYDPGAGWAGAAGRVLVRVTGVLVSSVVLLLSQKALFKFYTLFFAVLLGTAAVLVNTYVTTQADFYGAYYKAALGFRLLPRNGPTLWLGVAAVQLLFAVGYVFLLDLRSLFAALVVLDVMIPLWGIAAELPADARQLVAAFSALVLGLNTAACLVARLRWFYYSCRYVFLLVRHMYRIYGLQLLLEDTWKRIRFPDVLRVFWLTRVTAQALILVYVVRAVRRESGDATGGAADGGADAQGFLLSWDVLWDVASNLIISGCDSTLTVLGMSAVISSVAHYLGLSILAFIGSTEEEDKRLGFVAPVLFFILALQTGLSSLDPEERLVRLSRNMCLLLTAILHFIHGMTDPVLMSLSASHVSSVRRHVPVLLVSAALFLLPVALSYALWHHYALNTWLFAVTAFCVELCLKVLVSLTVYGLFMVDGFSNVLWEKLDDYVYYVRSTGNIIEFLFGVIMFGNGAYTMMFESGSKIRACMMCLHAYFNIYLQAKNGWKTFINRRTAVKKINSLPEVRGDQLGRIEDVCAICYQEFATSARITPCHHYFHALCLRKWLYIQDTCPMCHQRVYVEDEGRNRDAFSNNNRGYAPPPRDAQAPVREHHRRGSADGEPPIDEAVGGAPAVGGAPAAGGAGEQDNELLEDNDSIEYDEDEWGTQNGGTPVEEDYINDDTDATDD